The following are from one region of the Cloacibacterium normanense genome:
- a CDS encoding TPM domain-containing protein, protein MSNFLNNIQMASLVEAIQQAEDHSTGEIRVHIDQNSDDNNAKIAFDVFKSLGMDKTKERNAVLFHVNFEEKYLTIIGDKGIHEKVHQKFWNDLHDKITSAFSQGQYFEGLRDAILETGLELKKFFPIDGENHNELPNEITFS, encoded by the coding sequence ATGAGTAATTTTTTAAACAATATTCAAATGGCTTCCCTTGTGGAGGCCATTCAACAAGCGGAAGACCATTCTACCGGAGAAATTCGTGTGCATATAGACCAAAACTCAGATGATAATAATGCCAAAATTGCTTTTGACGTTTTTAAATCTCTGGGAATGGATAAAACCAAAGAAAGAAATGCCGTACTTTTTCATGTAAATTTTGAAGAAAAATATTTAACCATTATTGGTGACAAAGGCATACATGAAAAAGTGCATCAAAAATTTTGGAATGATTTGCATGACAAAATAACCTCAGCTTTCTCTCAAGGTCAATATTTCGAAGGTTTGCGAGATGCTATTTTAGAAACCGGATTAGAATTGAAAAAATTCTTCCCTATTGACGGAGAAAATCACAATGAATTACCTAATGAAATTACCTTCTCTTAA
- a CDS encoding LemA family protein, which yields MNNKGCFGIGTIGLVLIGVIALVIFWGIGIRNGFVGSEQNVNEKWANVETVYQKRANLIPNLERTVKSYAKFEQETLTKVIEARSKATQVTIDPTNMTEADLAKFQAAQGELSGALSRLMAVVEQYPNLKADQQFIDFQREYTAIENSIRAETVNYNAAVKEYNTSIKVFPNNIIANFSNFKEKPLFKADAGAEKAPEVFTE from the coding sequence ATGAACAACAAAGGATGTTTTGGCATTGGAACAATAGGTTTGGTGCTGATTGGCGTAATTGCATTGGTAATATTTTGGGGAATTGGCATTAGAAATGGTTTTGTAGGAAGCGAACAAAACGTAAACGAAAAATGGGCAAATGTAGAAACCGTTTACCAAAAAAGAGCAAACCTTATTCCTAACTTAGAAAGAACCGTAAAATCTTATGCTAAATTCGAGCAAGAAACTTTAACCAAAGTAATCGAAGCACGTTCTAAAGCAACTCAAGTAACCATCGACCCAACTAATATGACCGAAGCTGATTTGGCAAAATTCCAAGCAGCACAAGGTGAATTGTCTGGTGCTTTGAGCAGATTAATGGCAGTGGTAGAACAATATCCTAATCTAAAAGCTGACCAACAATTTATCGATTTCCAAAGAGAATATACCGCGATTGAAAACAGCATAAGAGCAGAAACCGTAAACTATAACGCAGCGGTGAAAGAATACAATACTTCTATTAAAGTTTTCCCGAATAACATCATCGCAAATTTCTCTAATTTCAAAGAAAAACCTTTATTTAAAGCAGATGCAGGTGCTGAAAAAGCTCCTGAAGTTTTCACTGAATAA